The Ziziphus jujuba cultivar Dongzao chromosome 3, ASM3175591v1 region TGCCTGACTAGAAATAGTTCAAACAAAAACTCCATCTCAGAAAAAACACATCAACTCAGCGTATAGGAAAAAGAAGAatggataaaaattaaaagcaacaGATGCAAAATATCAGTTTCAGGCAGTTTCTTTATTTGTCAAGACCATAAAACTTCCTTAGAAGCAGAACAAACTCAAGAACTTTTTCTCCATCAGGAAGAGTTTTGGAGACACTCTCCTTCTGCAGGCATCTCTTAACCCACGCTATAAGCTTAGGGCATTCGGCCTTGATGCTAAATTTTCCCAAAGTCTCATAGGCATAAAACCAGCTATAGTATGTGATCAGCGCTATGTCTACAAAACTAAATGTGTCACCCCCAAAGTATTGCTTCTCTCCAAGTTCTCCTTCTACCACCTTCAAAATATCAAAGAATTCTTTCTTGGGCTTCTCTTCTCCTTTTGTCTTCCATACTTTCGTTCCAGCACTATATATCTGCATTTTTATAAAGGGAT contains the following coding sequences:
- the LOC107423369 gene encoding probable glutathione S-transferase, which translates into the protein MEEEVVLLDFWGSMFGMRVRIALAEKGIKYEYREEDLPHKKSPLLLQMNPIHKKVPVLIHNGKPICESLIIVEYIDEVWKNIGSPLMPSDPFHRAHARFWADFIDKKIYSAGTKVWKTKGEEKPKKEFFDILKVVEGELGEKQYFGGDTFSFVDIALITYYSWFYAYETLGKFSIKAECPKLIAWVKRCLQKESVSKTLPDGEKVLEFVLLLRKFYGLDK